The window CTTCCATTGTGGAGCCAATAGAGGTAAAGTGGTTTTCCTAGGAATAGGACAGGCACTGACAGCAAAGCGATGACTAACAGAAATATCTGCAAGCCGCTCTGGAAACAACACGAAAAAACATTTCGcttcatttataaatatttttattttcacaaatcaATTTCACGTACTTACTAACTAAAATTGGAGAATagcaaaattattttaaataatttggaCACAACAATAATGACTAATTATAACAGAcgactatttttatttactgtagttTAAGAACCATTCAAGAGTCATACGGACTTTTATAAAGACTGACTTTAGTGTCAGCAGTATCAGTAACATTTGTTGGTAGAAAGGGGGAGACTTTTGTTCCTCACCTGTCCAGGGTAGAGGGGCTGCATTGAGTCACCTTGCATGAGGAACATGTTTATGAAGTGAATGAGAATGCTAGGAGCATGTCTGGAGTTCTTGGCAGAGAAGAAAAGCCACTTGTAGAGTATCATGAACACCAGGTAGCCAAAGAGGCACAGCAGGAACAAGATTTCAGGAAGAAAAAGCAAGTACAAATTGTGCTTCCTCCTGAAGTGCCTGTTTTcatcaataaacaaaaacaattaattcCTATAGTTTCATCATCTAATGTCAACTTTAGATAGGAAAAAAACTTACAAGTGATTAAACGTGCTGAGGATCACCCCAAAGCTCATGTGAATGATGCCCAATattattgacattttcatcTTGTAGGAGTTCAGAAACGTAAGACGGTTTGAAGCCAGGTTCCAAATCTggtgaaaatatgaaatgccATCAAGTTACAAAGATGCACCAAGGTTTCACGGATGGATACGAAATCATTTAACACCCTGAGATGTtactttattgttttattaagTGTGGCGAGACTTCAGTACTGTCCACTTACTGGGTCAATTCCAAGAGGGTAGGGGCCTCTGAACACTCCGGTTACATTTGGATCCAAAGTAAGGAAGCCATTCCTGTTGACGTCCTGAGCACTATTTGGAGAAGATTAAACAAAAACCATTGTGAGttgaaagcaaaatatttgactcCAGCAGATCGTAGAAGCTTTTGTTCATTGTCTTTGTGATCACTTACTTCCACGCATTAGCTGTAAACATGGCTTTGACGCTCCATCCAGAACCAAAGATATTAATGGATTTAGAGAAGCAATCATTGTATATCAGGCCGGTATAAACGGAGAAGAGGCCCATCATTAGGATGATGTATCGACCCTCAAAAAAGGTGTTCCAGATCTGCATGTGCACACCAAATCACCCAGTTACACGTCAGCCTCATCAGCATACAGTTACACTTTGGGGTGAAAAGAAATTTATTTACCTCATTTCTGGTGTTCTTAAGTTTGCGGTTGTTCTCACACAACACCAtccaaaaagcaaaagcagcCATAAGAAGACCATGACCCATGTCTCCAAACATCACAGCAAACAGGAAGGGGAATGTAATGATTGTGAAAGGAGCTACAATAACGAATGGGAAACAATTAGGGGAAGAACAGCAATGTGGTGTAATTACCTCCAAAACTTTAGCGCAGTATATTTTTATCATACAAGGATTCCATAAACatggtaaataaatattttgtcactTACCAGGATTGACCTCTCTGTATGTGCCCACTCCATAGGCATCCACAATGTTCTGGAAGCCAACAGTGAATTTGTTGCACCTTATCAAAGTAGGGGGAGTGTCATTGGTGGGTATGCGATTGACAAAGGAAGGAACTGTTGATCCACTTTTCCTctgtcaaacaaaatatgtacAATACATGTAACCAATCTTAAAGCGAACAGTGATGGGAGTAACGACATTGGTAATAGTGGCGACATTGCGTCCATCAGTTGGAACAAAATTAAGTTTGAAAatgatatataaaaaaaaaaaaagaaactgaacTGTATAAATCTTCCTAGTTCCACTAAAAACGGAGAAATGAAGTCTATAATTGTTGATGAGTTTCTTTACCGATCCTTCCTCGAGTGCTCGTCTTAGGGTGGGAAGCTGATCAACAGGACACCAGACTTCAGCAATAAGACACTTGTTGGTGACATCAAAACTACACCGATTGAGAATGTAGTAGATGGCTTTCATCTTCTTGACCTGCACCACCCAAGTGTAGACCGATTCGGAGGCCTTGATCAGGACCTGCTTCAGGTAATCTTCCGTTCTATGAAGTACCTGCAAACAGCAACAAGACAGACTTTGAGAATATAGTTTCAGAAAATTACCAGCAAAAGGCCCACTACAggttgtttatatttttatgatgGCGATATAAACACAATGTTGATATTTCCAACTACTTTACAAGCTTGAGCTAAAACAAAACCATTCAGAAGGGATAGAGTTCAAGTAGGTGTACAacattttgaggaaaaaaaagctagcCAGGATCTCATGCTGGTCATGTGCAAAGCAATTGGATTTTTTAGTTGCAGTTCTTAAAGCTAGCAATTGATTTACAAAGCAGTGACCCGTCCAGAGAAACTTTCCCGGCTCGCTAACTTGGAGGAAATTGGTTAATCGTTTCAAAGAGACTCTTTGTGGCTACTTTTATGTCTGTACCGGATTGTAGTGATGCGATATTTACTCATGCATTTTCTAAATACGCACATGGTCTagatagaatagatctttatttttttaaatttaaaataggCTCTCCATTTCttgaaaattaatttcaaGTTATCTTGAATTTGAAGGAGATGATCTAGTtagatgtttttaaaatgttttaaaattgcTTGGAATGTGGCCTGAGTACTTTTTCATGTTCAACATTTTCAGTGCATCTACTGTATGCTGTTAACTGTGcctcctgacttttttttctcagaagcAAGCACGTTAAGAGATATTTAACTTCTGCATATTACATTTGAACAAgatgacaaacaaaataatgcatttacaAGAAATACCTTAATCAATGACAACCAAACAGAATTTGCATTATGACACAGAAAAAAACTGAGGACATACAGTGTTCAGGTCCTGAATGCGAGTACTTAGTCCTTGCACAACATCGTTCCGCTCCTCATTGCTACTGGGATACGGATACACATGACAGTGGTAGCTAGAGCAGAAAGAAAACAGGTATGACTTGGAGGAAGATCTTTCTTTTCGACAGCAAAACGTGTCATTTTACCAGTCACAGATCTTCTTCACTTTCTGGCCAATTTGTTCTCCCCAGTAGGAGATTAGGAACACCACACTTCTGATGGGCTCACCctgtgaaaaagcaaaaaggcTTCATTAAGAATGTTAACACCGTaccatgaaaaagaaagactcCGTTCACTCTCATATTCACACCAACGGACAATTCAGAATCTTCAATGAACCTAATGTGCATGTTTTAGGAATGTGGGAAAGTCCTGGAGTAGCACTAATacctttagattttttttctaattaaaaCGTGCAGGTTATGCAGCTAACAAGAGCCAACTGGAAAACCTACGGTGTCAGGATCTTCGAGATACTCCTCGACTTCGGCATAGCTGAGAATGGTGAAGCCTTTACATACTCTCCACAGCATGCGCTCAAAGGCCTCGATCTTTGCCCTCTGGATGAGCCCAGAGATAAAACTGCGAGAATGAAAACAAGATTCATAAACAGCCATATTcctatatatattatatcctatatattatattatatatctCCATATTCCAGTTTGGATCACTCCCATTATTTCCATgaccatgtttgtgtgttccaaCATTCATACAGTAACTCAAACCTGCCTAACCGCTTATATAAGAGGTATGATAATACAAGCAAAGTCATTTTACCCCAGTTTGGCTCCGAGCCTCTGCATACTGCTGTAATCCATCACTGTGTCTTTTTCTAGGAAAGGAAACTCCTCATAAGAGGCTTGCGATGGCTCTCTCTGGAGGGAAAATAATACATCATCAATGTATGGGAgtaaaatttagaaaacagCAGATTGGAATAGTCTGTACTGTACTGCATTCCAGTGTTGCATAAAAAATGAGAAAGGACATATGCACAATTCCAACTAGTACTACAGTATGACCCCACTTACATCAATGCTTCTCTGAACAAAGTTGCAGGTGATAcgcagcatgtgtgtgtactcTGTGAGCTCCAACAGGTTCTTTTGTAATCTCTCTTTATTCCTCATGACCTCGCCGAGCTCAACTTCCAGCCTCTGCAGTTGCTCCTGGAAGAACACATACAACCAATGTGATGTTGACCAGGAAAAGAAACGTGTAACATAAAGGCTATTAACATACCATTATACCCATCACGTGTTTCGGTAGAGGAGCCACTGGATTAACATCGTCGTCTGGCAATGAAATATCAGCTTTCTTGATTTCTCTCAACAAATAGCCTGTTGACAGTACATGGGACATTT is drawn from Syngnathus acus chromosome 9, fSynAcu1.2, whole genome shotgun sequence and contains these coding sequences:
- the atp6v0a2b gene encoding V-type proton ATPase 116 kDa subunit a isoform X2; this translates as MSSLLRGEEMCLAQLFLQSGSAYDCIGDLGELGIVEFRDLNPSVNAFQRKYVNEIKRCEEMERILGYLLREIKKADISLPDDDVNPVAPLPKHVMGIMEQLQRLEVELGEVMRNKERLQKNLLELTEYTHMLRITCNFVQRSIDREPSQASYEEFPFLEKDTVMDYSSMQRLGAKLGFISGLIQRAKIEAFERMLWRVCKGFTILSYAEVEEYLEDPDTGEPIRSVVFLISYWGEQIGQKVKKICDCYHCHVYPYPSSNEERNDVVQGLSTRIQDLNTVLHRTEDYLKQVLIKASESVYTWVVQVKKMKAIYYILNRCSFDVTNKCLIAEVWCPVDQLPTLRRALEEGSRKSGSTVPSFVNRIPTNDTPPTLIRCNKFTVGFQNIVDAYGVGTYREVNPAPFTIITFPFLFAVMFGDMGHGLLMAAFAFWMVLCENNRKLKNTRNEIWNTFFEGRYIILMMGLFSVYTGLIYNDCFSKSINIFGSGWSVKAMFTANAWNAQDVNRNGFLTLDPNVTGVFRGPYPLGIDPIWNLASNRLTFLNSYKMKMSIILGIIHMSFGVILSTFNHLHFRRKHNLYLLFLPEILFLLCLFGYLVFMILYKWLFFSAKNSRHAPSILIHFINMFLMQGDSMQPLYPGQSGLQIFLLVIALLSVPVLFLGKPLYLYWLHNGSHRLRLYRGYERVRRSSEEELFLLGTHDMEEGNSHSELSSSGEQHTEKFDFADEFLHQAIHSIEYCLGCISNTASYLRLWALSLAHAQLSEVLWAMVMRVGLRMESTLGVLFLVPVFGLFAVLTVSILLVMEGLSAFLHALRLHWVEFQNKFYSGTGVKFYPFSFALLPSSFEQEGLL
- the atp6v0a2b gene encoding V-type proton ATPase 116 kDa subunit a isoform X1; this translates as MDNVKRGDQQAVKMSSLLRGEEMCLAQLFLQSGSAYDCIGDLGELGIVEFRDLNPSVNAFQRKYVNEIKRCEEMERILGYLLREIKKADISLPDDDVNPVAPLPKHVMGIMEQLQRLEVELGEVMRNKERLQKNLLELTEYTHMLRITCNFVQRSIDREPSQASYEEFPFLEKDTVMDYSSMQRLGAKLGFISGLIQRAKIEAFERMLWRVCKGFTILSYAEVEEYLEDPDTGEPIRSVVFLISYWGEQIGQKVKKICDCYHCHVYPYPSSNEERNDVVQGLSTRIQDLNTVLHRTEDYLKQVLIKASESVYTWVVQVKKMKAIYYILNRCSFDVTNKCLIAEVWCPVDQLPTLRRALEEGSRKSGSTVPSFVNRIPTNDTPPTLIRCNKFTVGFQNIVDAYGVGTYREVNPAPFTIITFPFLFAVMFGDMGHGLLMAAFAFWMVLCENNRKLKNTRNEIWNTFFEGRYIILMMGLFSVYTGLIYNDCFSKSINIFGSGWSVKAMFTANAWNAQDVNRNGFLTLDPNVTGVFRGPYPLGIDPIWNLASNRLTFLNSYKMKMSIILGIIHMSFGVILSTFNHLHFRRKHNLYLLFLPEILFLLCLFGYLVFMILYKWLFFSAKNSRHAPSILIHFINMFLMQGDSMQPLYPGQSGLQIFLLVIALLSVPVLFLGKPLYLYWLHNGSHRLRLYRGYERVRRSSEEELFLLGTHDMEEGNSHSELSSSGEQHTEKFDFADEFLHQAIHSIEYCLGCISNTASYLRLWALSLAHAQLSEVLWAMVMRVGLRMESTLGVLFLVPVFGLFAVLTVSILLVMEGLSAFLHALRLHWVEFQNKFYSGTGVKFYPFSFALLPSSFEQEGLL